The following proteins are encoded in a genomic region of Tenebrio molitor chromosome 7, icTenMoli1.1, whole genome shotgun sequence:
- the LOC138134463 gene encoding odorant receptor 4-like: protein MTQINLQEAFKQNVVLLKAMGLWFFDGECFYKLFKYFVQSSLVFDSTSLIIYVALNIRTKKVTDTIYSLPGSLEVVLQSVLFRKNFALIKKSLDNLQQQQFQPRTAAQEKILNDSIALSRTVFYSFFGLVFVMIGMWMVLPLTKEGKVLPTKYWIPFDYHLPVVYELLYIFECTCIIFHAFSNVALDTFFSIAMVQIGAQCDILCDTIRNMHEIAEADEEEENEYNMKMDKTLVECIHHYNLIEEYVSLISNSFKEILMIQFVCSSLMLCVSMYELSLSEPASAHFFQVFLFQISATNEIFLYCWFANEVTVKSDKLFYATFESRWYKTSEKLKKNLIIFTHQMKKPITIYVWNIIPVDIKSFSGLLQKCWSFFVAMKNTQELRTSN from the exons ATGACTCAAATAAACCTCCAAGAAGCTTTCAAGCAAAATGTCGTTCTACTCAAAGCGATGGGTTTGTGGTTTTTCGACGGAGAGTGTTTCTacaaactttttaaatatttcgttcAAAGCTCCCTAGTGTTTGATAGCACTTCGCTAATCATCTATGTGGCACTCAATATTCGCACAAAGAAGGTCACCGACACGATCTACAGCTTGCCTGGGTCTCTCGAAGTCGTGTTGCAGTCAGTACTTTTTCGGAAAAATTTCGCTTTGATCAAGAAGAGCTTGGACAATTTGCAGCAGCAACAGTTTCAGCCGCGGACTGCAGCACaagagaaaattttgaatgattCGATTGCTCTGTCAAGAACCGTGTTTTACTCGTTTTTCGGTTTAGTTTTTGTCATGATTGGAATGTGGATGGTTCTTCCATTAACTAAGGAAGGAAAAGTGTTGCCCACGAAATACTGGATTCCGTTTGACTATCATCTACCTGTTGTTTATGAATTGCTTTATATTTTTGAATGCACCTGTATTATATTCCACGCGTTTTCTAATGTTGCTTTGGACACATTTTTCTCAATTGCGATGGTACAAATTGGTGCTCAGTGTGACATCTTATGTGACACCATCAGAAACATGCACGAAATTGCAGAAGCTGATGAGGAAGAGGAAAACGAATATAATATGAAAATGGATAAAACATTAGTTGAATGCATTCATCATTACAATCTAATCGAAGA ATATGTCAGTTTGATTTCTAACTCTTTCAAGGAGATATTGATGATTCAGTTCGTGTGTTCCAGCTTGATGTTATGCGTCTCAATGTACGAATTATCATTG TCGGAACCAGCAAGTGCCCATTTTTTCCAAGTTTTTCTCTTTCAAATTTCTGCCACGAACGAAATCTTCTTGTACTGTTGgtttgctaatgaagtgaccGTTAAAAGTGACAAACTGTTTTATGCTACGTTTGAGTCAAGATGGTACAAGACAtccgaaaaattgaaaaagaatcTGATCATTTTTACTCATCAAATGAAAAAACCCATTACTATTTATGTGTGGAATATTATCCCGGTTGATATAAAATCATTCAGTGGA CTTCTTCAAAAATGTTGGAGTTTTTTTGTGGCCATGAAAAACACACAAGAACTTAGAACGAGtaactaa